In Felis catus isolate Fca126 chromosome C2, F.catus_Fca126_mat1.0, whole genome shotgun sequence, a single window of DNA contains:
- the CCR4 gene encoding C-C chemokine receptor type 4, with protein MVATWTREIASALPSLASGWAQTCVEEPGDLKMNPTDTADTTMDESIYHNYYLYENIPKPCTKEGVKAFGGLFLPPLYSLVFLFGLLGNSVVVLVLFKYKRLKSMTDVYLLNLAISDLLFVFSLPFWGYYAADQWVFGLGLCKIISWMYLVGFYSGIFFVMLMSIDRYLAIVHAVFSLRARTLTYGVITSLATWSVAVLASLPGFLFSTCYTERNHTYCKTKYSLNSTRWKVLSSLEINILGLVIPLGTMLFCYSMIIRTLQHCKNEKKSKAVRMVFAVVALFLGFWAPYNVVLFLETLVELEVLQDCTFERHLDYAIQATETLAFVHCCLNPVIYFFLGEKFRKYLVQLFKSCRGPFVPCQYCRILQLYSPDTPSSSYTQSTGDHDLHDAL; from the coding sequence AGATCGCGTCTGCTCTTCCCTCATTAGCTTCTGGTTGGGCTCAGACCTGCGTCGAGGAGCCTGGAGATTTGAAAATGAACCCCACGGACACAGCAGACACCACCATGGATGAAAGCATCTATCACAATTACTATCTCTATGAAAACATCCCCAAGCCTTGCACCAAAGAAGGCGTCAAGGCGTTCGGGGGGCTCTTCCTGCCCCCTCTCTACTCCTTGGTCTTTCTGTTCGGTCTCCTGGGCAATTCTGTGGTAGTTTTGGTCTTGTTCAAGTACAAGAGGCTCAAGTCCATGACTGACGTGTACCTGCTCAACCTCGCCATCTCAGACCTGCTCTTCgtgttctccctccctttctggggCTACTATGCCGCAGACCAGTGGGTTTTTGGACTGGGTCTCTGCAAGATTATTTCCTGGATGTACTTGGTGGGCTTTTACAGTGGCATCTTCTTCGTCATGCTCATGAGCATCGACAGATACCTGGCGATAGTGCACGCGGTGTTTTCCTTGAGAGCGAGGACCTTGACTTACGGGGTCATCACCAGCTTGGCCACGTGGTCCGTGGCCGTGCTGGCCTCTCTTCCAGGCTTCTTATTCAGCACCTGTTACACGGAGCGCAACCACACCTACTGCAAAACCAAGTACTCTCTCAACTCCACGAGGTGGAAGGTGCTGAGCTCCCTGGAGATCAACATTCTGGGGTTGGTGATCCCCTTGGGCACCATGCTGTTCTGCTACTCCATGATCATCAGGACCCTGCAGCACTGCAAAAACGAGAAGAAAAGCAAGGCGGTGAGGATGGTCTTTGCCGTGGTGGCCCTCTTCCTGGGTTTCTGGGCGCCGTACAACGTGGTGCTCTTCCTGGAGACCCTGGTGGAGCTGGAGGTCCTTCAGGATTGCACCTTTGAGAGGCACCTGGACTATGCCATTCAGGCCACGGAGACCCTGGCTTTCGTTCACTGCTGCCTCAACCCGGTCATCTACTTCTTCCTCGGGGAGAAATTCCGCAAGTACCTCGTACAGCTCTTCAAATCCTGCCGGGGCCCCTTCGTGCCCTGTCAATACTGCAGGATCCTCCAGCTCTACTCCCCCGACACTCCCAGCTCGTCCTACACGCAGTCCACCGGGGACCACGATCTCCACGATGCTCTGTGA